A stretch of the Zeugodacus cucurbitae isolate PBARC_wt_2022May chromosome 6, idZeuCucr1.2, whole genome shotgun sequence genome encodes the following:
- the LOC105214473 gene encoding uncharacterized protein LOC105214473 isoform X15 — MDLSLERDSSTVLGSLFQQIINDLKNTSPLWEDFVTKATKLHQCLRAAIQAIAAYLDAFQKIADAATNSRGASKEIGTALTRVCLRHKAVESRLKTFTTAIMDCLVQPLQEKLEDWKRTVITIDKEHAKEYKRCRTELKKCSSDTLRLQKKARKGQSDTIQSLMDSHKHDVTQRRAELEEVEKKSLRSAMIEERLRYCSFVHMLQPVVKEECEVMSELGHLQEAMDSIAIVTKEPSVLPQASEELIHDTKATMSLYPESPGGGSSSQGGCSNSLGSRKSSVCSISSMNSSGSSNSPGHHHYPRSLSQASTATSQSHAVSTWPPHSQDAVPVLPPAADRPHTISTAYEKGHQRPPLTVYTFQNPETILEGSGGSGSIPGTPNGTSGGAGSGANTPSTQKSPAGALSRPPLPVRCSSLERPIPANNNRGTNNLLQRQCPSPIPAHITKELSAHHAQQQHMQQQQQQQQQLQQHHQQHLQSSSPPPTYVNMSELANMAAAKNTNQQQQRPVGGLQQQHSIDSISSQFSNDSTASGQQQHASVLACNNNSSGSKTRSHSVSSSSASSNTPSLHSHPSIESGTIATPLVGQTPTPSSGSSTPQNHYSPLLTNSPSSTAAGTPSGGSVTSGMLSGFVYNVNSPTPPQSGTASVDSDVLKITEPDAAQPTHVTDIQQQQQQTNSNNNTMNNATCLESQTTPTELSEQPYNTNATANDTESPTIVENDERSRASVLQKASMFEKQAQAAAAAASTATVTPGRANVEAIYGTRRNPDEVYRATSTSTGGNHYQQPTQPLQQPHTEQLEVDKSFEDSIQELNNLIGELDSFQREIDESKRAAITTTAAVTTQATTHTTTTADDDTVGDNCGDRPFPVNDIRSGANSNDMSSTANTVTEAERVDTTTPLTVICPPRPPKSPQCASNQTSGCGTDLSDAASDDVAADVGSLTSINNNHNNNNNTKGSNNNEHNTSISSRESCATGHDNNGRSLMQQYNSDSELSRCYVSETSSLAGGYENPTFAHFATAVSSSSIAASSGVDEPADVASVIGDNRSLMAVSSTTTADDCASHTSETYHQMTQQDNGSDGGSNVVVIYDHQIPITPDIDYVKQNSEIVVLRTKDPLQQQLGRQEMRELTQLPTSMCTPHDGLAAPGAGMMSVLALSSSSLSCLGPTSPPHTATVAPAKQRLSSFRASSEQQLQLLGCGGDNNNSGSELSLLRAPHHHQQYAHAGTPLAQAQAECKEGSRRVATPTNAHNTHHADTIIRRKAVIPPKPSLSIFNGQATADNLLLEANANVRKSSSSNSCRGSCEAMGERSTPPPPPLLTKANFKADLDAKIRKQKLKLQLQHEQQQHHELLQQKQQLLQEQQHLQQHQSPQSTANNTNSTIYLSNHNNHNNHHHNNSNNTNNITTTTTTTNGGAVGNGLGNRSSSNVPSSNTNSNNNNCNAISLNKRNSCSNSIPNATPTKTTTASASASPSSASSSNHLAFVVKAASSQHTNASASSSLAGPSQLVYQNGTKSSSNNNNNSSRNATASSASSTYPKTASKQTHSNRTHYQFHALKTHNNNHMYNKIHTTNNINAKTRPKRSASMSSTQKSSNPRRASSPSPSRLRSTLTSSSSSRSSLLSCTPAIRSSSDRLVKCPPTPPLPLRLDKQKSQQHIHQQTKNHTALSTTKTSSLSSSLSSSPSSVSVSTCAYACSSSTCASAPPPQSQPPTTPPIHTKQSAASATSVSSASASASNSNINSANAKPNITPRPASLSGGVTRIARRSSINTAKPPPPVRRSSSVTPNATGTAATQSPQQNLQQQQQHYQHPQQLHHLHPHANPQPSPATTSIQNSSLYDTVDTLPPPPAYLLDSRQAQTSTPTPPPPSAISATAIPSSSLKVAETVKALSAMRHKPASPNAIRHMQQQQHHTQQQQSHQSLQFSPTQTPTPPALSPTPMQQQQQQNIYSTTVKTFSSTALLLPDCDTEQTLHYDAYSYYNPYMEVRTSTTQLTSAKMPLTTNANIANHANNAANDAAYQTLPITPTIYYYDAVTTQPTTPTKSQQLQDIYGVNTTLRITPNNKTNTQPVSPSYTSPPPYDFQHSKIELPPPLPPPNPNQQRSIKQQQQQQLQQKQFADHQYNALATATTQQPQQYQHNNNNNHNQLQQKRQHEQIYDYLPSHHQHQHPHSPKPQHNKAQQLQSSLLQQQQQQLAHHFDALTLDHEDEASHVYSDNASFRTSSPGIYAQPKIVTSMSSFRSASPAPTTNDHHHHVIPPTQPKTNPNLIAQLNARLSKQNLQQHTGEGIYGSTPNSPNHHHNMHQQQHQHQHHQSEPVYMRNYTHPHHQQTQQQLPSVATGSMHQQQNYDAAQTPKHQSSYAHTGGAARQQQQQQQQSHHAHHREPHTHSCPPPLENPPPPPTNSSIYAATANATATMPKNATRSGAGATYAPPTATMTLPKNLAQQRLQQQQHYQQQQQHQQQHYQQQQYQHSTATGGSAAAQQHQQQQQTATVNQRAQMPLPHHQQQQQQLSYKQKSATLQSNHRQPPIPSRHSSVQQKIFVATNPFIQTTTIHCHSPASVHSQPASPTCSSPSSLASIYGTSSRSHHHHQQQQQHQHHGSGSSVGGGGAAGNGYYAAPHNSTSYASSNIEKAGSIRSKTKAEFLENLNAKLAKQGLSGRAFAVRNLINSKALPDPRICHESLMDQIKRGATLKRNQKINDRSAPKIH, encoded by the exons GAGCTTCCAAAGAAATTGGCACCGCCTTGACACGGGTCTGTCTACGACACAAAGCGGTCGAATCACGCCTGAAGACTTTCACAACAGCAATAATGGACTGCCTTGTACAGCCATTGCAA GAAAAACTAGAAGACTGGAAGCGCACAGTGATCACCATCGACAAGGAACATGCCAAAGAGTATAAACGTTGTCGCACCGAACTGAAGAAGTGTTCCAGCGACACGTTGCGACTGCAGAAGAAAGCACGTAAAGGTCAATCGGATACTATACAATCGCTTATGGATTCGCATAAGCACGATGTGACACAGCGACGCGCCGAACTGGAGGAGGTGGAAAAGAAATCGCTGCGTTCAGCCATGATCGAGGAGCGTTTGCGCTATTGCAGTTTTGTACATATGTTGCAGCCAGTCGTCAAGGAAGAATGTGAAGTCATGTCAGAGCTGGGACATTTGCAA GAAGCTATGGATTCGATCGCCATCGTCACGAAAGAGCCCAGCGTTTTGCCACAAGCCTCCGAGGAGCTAATACATGACACCAAAGCCACGATGTCGCTATATCCCGAATCGCCGGGTGGCGGTTCGAGCTCGCAAGGTGGCTGCTCAAATTCGCTGGGTTCTCGCAAAAGTTCCGTTTGTTCCATTAGCTCCATGAATAGCAGTGGCTCAAGCAACTCACCGGGACATCATCACTATCCACGTTCGCTATCGCAG GCTTCTACTGCCACTAGTCAATCACATGCTGTTTCCACTTGGCCACCACATTCCCAGGATGCTGTACCAGTGTTGCCACCTGCCGCCGATCGTCCACACACCATCTCCACCGCCTACGAGAAGGGCCATCAACGGCCACCGCTAACCGTTTACACCTTTCAGAATCCGGAGACCATACTGGAGGGTAGTGGCGGCAGCGGCAGCATACCGGGCACACCGAATGGCACCAGTGGCGGTGCAGGGTCCGGCGCTAATACACCATCTACACAAAAATCGCCCGCTGGTGCATTGAGTCGCCCACCTTTGCCAGTG cgTTGCTCCTCGTTGGAACGTCCAATTCCGGCCAACAATAATCGCGGCACCAACAATCTCTTACAACGTCAATGCCCCTCGCCCATACCGGCTCATATAACGAAAG AGCTCTCAGCGCATCacgcacagcaacaacacatgcaacagcaacagcagcagcaacaacaattgcaacaacatcaTCAACAGCATTTGCAGTCATCATCGCCGCCACCCACTTACGTCAATATGTCTGAGCTGGCCAATATGGCGGCAGCAAAAAATactaaccaacaacaacagcgaccaGTCGGTGGCTTGCAACAACAGCATTCGATCGATTCGATTTCCTCACAGTTCTCTAACGATTCGACTGCATCGggtcaacaacaacatgcaagtGTTTTggcctgcaacaacaacagcagcggcagTAAAACACGTTCACATTCCGTTTCCTCGTCGTCTGCGTCCTCAAACACACCCTCCCTGCATTCGCATCCCTCCATCGAGTCGGGCACGATAGCCACACCGCTTGTTGGCCAAACACCGACACCATCGAGCGGCAGCTCAACACCACAAAACCACTATTCACCACTGCTCACGAATTCGCCGTCATCAACGGCTGCCGGTACACCCAGTGGCGGAAGCGTGACGAGCGGTATGTTGAGCGGCTTCGTATACAATGTCAATTCACCGACTCCACCACAAAGTGGCACCGCTTCAGTCGATAGCGATGTGTTGAAGATCACCGAACCGGATGCTGCTCAACCCACACACGTAACTGAtatacaacagcagcaacaacaaacaaatagcaataacaacactatGAATAATGCTACATGCTTAGAGTCCCAAACCACGCCCACCGAATTGTCCGAGCAACCCTATAATACAAATGCAACAGCAAACGATACAGAATCCCCAACTATTGTAGAGAATGACGAACGTTCACGTGCCTCCGTGTTGCAGAAGGCTTCGATGTTCGAGAAGCAAGCGCAAGCCGCCGCTGCAGCCGCATCCACCGCTACGGTTACACCAGGACGTGCCAACGTTGAGGCTATCTATGGCACACGTCGAAATCCGGATGAAGTTTATCGAGCGACCAGCACCAGCACCGGTGGCAACCACTATCAACAGCCGACGCAACCGCTACAACAACCGCACACGGAGCAGCTGGAAGTGG ATAAAAGTTTTGAAGACTCGATTcaagaattaaataatttaattggcgAATTAGACTCGTTTCAACGCGAGATCGATGAAAGCAAGCGTGCAGCAATAACCACAACAGCGGCGGTGACAACACAAGCAACaacgcacacaacaacaacagcggatGATGACACTGTGGGTGATAATTGCGGCGATCGTCCCTTCCCTGTGAACGACATACGCAGCGGTGCCAACAGCAATGATATGAGTAGCACAGCAAACACAGTGACAGAAGCGGAGCGCGTCGACACAACAACACCACTAACCGTTATTTGCCCACCGCGTCCACCCAAGTCACCACAATGCGCCAGCAATCAGACGAGCGGTTGCGGTACTGATCTCTCCGACGCCGCCTCCGATGATGTTGCGGCAGATGTCGGCTCGCTGACGAGTATAAATAACaatcacaacaataataacaacacaaagGGTAGCAATAACAACGAACACAACACGAGCATTAGTAGTCGCGAGAGTTGTGCCACGGGTCATGACAATAACGGACGCTCATTGATGCAACAATACAATTCCGATTCGGAGCTGAGTCGTTGCTATGTAAGCGAAACGAGTTCGCTGGCGGGTGGCTACGAGAATCCCACGTTCGCGCACTTCGCCACAGCGGTGTCCTCATCGTCGATAGCCGCCTCATCGGGCGTGGATGAGCCCGCCGATGTGGCCAGCGTTATCGGCGATAATCGCTCGTTGATGGCAGTGTCATCGACAACGACGGCCGACGATTGCGCATCGCACACCTCCGAGACGTACCACCAAATGACGCAACAGGATAACGGTAGTGATGGCGGCAGTAATGTCGTTGTGATCTATGATCATCAGATCCCCATCACGCCGGACATTGACTATGTCAAGCAGAATTCCGAGATTGTCGTGCTGCGCACAAAGGATCCACTGCAACAGCAGTTGGGACGACAAGAAATGCGCGAATTGACACAATTGCCGACGAGTATGTGTACGCCACACGACGGGCTGGCCGCACCAGGTGCCGGCATGATGTCCGTGCTGGccttgtcgtcgtcgtcgttgtcgtGTTTGGGACCGACCTCGCCACCGCACACCGCAACCGTAGCGCCTGCCAAACAGCGACTCTCCTCGTTCCGCGCATCCAGCGAACAACAACTGCAGCTGCTCGGTTGTGgcggcgacaacaacaatagcggcaGTGAACTATCACTGCTGCGTGCGCCGCATCATCACCAGCAATACGCACACGCAGGTACGCCACTAGCACAAGCGCAAGCCGAGTGCAAGGAAGGTAGTAGAAGGGTGGCAACACCAACAAATGCACACAACACGCACCACGCAGATACCATAATACGCCGCAAAGCGGTGATACCGCCCAAACCGAGTTTGAGCATATTCAATGGCCAAGCGACGGCCGACAATTTGTTGTTAGAGGCTAACGCAAACGTGCGTAAGAGTAGTAGTAGTAATAGTTGTAGAGGTAGTTGTGAGGCGATGGGGGAGCGTTCCACCCCACCGCCGCCACCGCTTTTGACGAAGGCCAATTTCAAGGCCGATTTAGATGCGAAAATACGCAAACAGAAGTTGAAGTTGCAATTGCAGcatgaacagcaacaacatcacgAGTTGTTGCAGCAGAAACAACAACTGTTGCAGGAGCAACAACACCTACAACAACATCAGTCACCACAGTCAACCGCCAACAACACGAATAGTACAATATACCTCAGTaatcacaacaaccacaataaccACCATCATAATAAttccaacaacaccaataacatcaccaccacaacaacaaccaccaacGGCGGCGCTGTTGGCAATGGTCTTGGCAATCGCAGTAGCAGTAACGTCCCGagcagcaacaccaacagcaataacaataattgtaATGCAATTAGCTTAAATAAGCGCAACAGTTGTAGTAACTCTATTCCAAATGCAACACCTACAAAAACTACAACTGCATCTGCATCCGCATCCCCTTCATCTGCATCATCATCAAATCATTTGGCTTTTGTAGTGAAAGCTGCATCATCCCAACACACAAACGCATCCGCATCATCCTCATTAGCAGGGCCATCACAGCTTGTCTATCAAAATGGTACTAAAAGtagtagtaataataataataatagtagtagAAATGCAACAGCATCTTCTGCATCATCTACATATCCTAAAACAGCTAGTAAACAAACCCATTCTAATCGTACTCATTATCAATTTCATGCGCtgaaaacacacaacaacaaccacatgtaCAACAAAATTCATACCACCAACAACATTAATGCTAAAACACGCCCCAAACGCTCTGCCTCCATGTCATCTacacaaaaatcatcaaaccCACGTCGTGCttcatctccatctccatcacGATTACGTTCCACTttaacatcatcatcatcatcacgtTCGTCATTATTATCATGCACGCCTGCTATACGCTCGTCATCTGATCGCCTGGTGAAATGTCCACCAACGCCACCATTACCATTGCGTTTGGATaaacaaaaatcacaacaacatatacatcaacaaaccaaaaaccaCACGGCAttgtcaacaacaaaaacatcatcattatcatcatcgtTATCGTCATCCCCATCATCCGTGTCTGTCTCCACCTGTGCCTATGCGTGTTCTTCTTCTACTTGTGCGTCCGCACCACCACCTCAATCGCAACCACCAACAACTCCACCCATTCACACCAAACAATCAGCAGCTTCTGCCACGTCGGTCTCGTCTGCATCCGCATCCGCATCCAATTCCAACATAAATTCCGCCAACGCCAAACCGAATATCACGCCGAGACCGGCTTCATTGTCGG GAGGCGTAACACGAATAGCGCGTCGCTCATCAATAAATACCGCCAAGCCACCGCCGCCAGTGCGTCGCAGCTCATCGGTGACGCCGAATGCCACCGGCACGGCG GCTACACAATCGCCACAGCAAAAtctacaacagcagcaacaacactatCAACATCCGCAACAACTCCATCATCTTCATCCTCATGCCAATCCGCAGCCATCGCCAGCAACGACATCAATACAAAATTCCTCCCTCTACGATACCGTTGATACTCTGCCACCCCCACCCGCTTATCTGCTAGACTCAAGACAAGCACAAACATCGACTCCTACGCCACCACCGCCATCGGCTATTTCCGCTACAGCAATACCGAGCTCCTCCTTGAAGGTTGCCGAAACGGTGAAAGCGTTGTCGGCTATGCGTCACAAACCCGCTTCACCGAATGCGATACGTcatatgcaacagcaacaacatcatacgcaacaacagcaatcacaTCAGTCGTTGCAG TTTTCACCAACACAAACACCAACACCGCCAGCACTATCACCAAcaccaatgcaacaacaacaacaacaaaatatttactcaacCACCGTTAAGACATTTTCCTCTACCGCTTTGTTGCTGCCCGACTGCGACACTGAACAGACGCTCCACTACGATGCCTATTCGTACTACAATCCCTATATGGAGGTCAGAACCAGCACCACCCAACTGACCTCCGCTAAAATGCCGCTTACTACTAATGCTAATATAGCTAATCATGCTAATAATGCCGCTAATGATGCAGCTTATCAAACTTTGCCTATAACACCAACTATTTATTACTATGATGCCGTTACCACGCAGCCAACAACACCAACGAAATCACAACAGTTGCAGGACATTTATGGTGTGAATACCACGCTTCGTATTACACCCAATAATAAGACAAACACACAGCCGGTGTCACCATCATATACCTCACCGCCACCATATGATTTCCAACATAgtaaaatagagttgccaccacCATTACCGCCACCCAATCCCAATCAACAACGTTCGattaagcagcagcaacaacaacagttgcaacaaaaacaatttgctgATCATCAATACAATGCACTAGCTACAGCCACCACACAGCAACCACAACAAtatcaacacaacaacaacaacaaccacaatcaattacaacaaaaacgccAACATGAACAGATATATGATTATTTGCCGTCACACCATCAGCACCAGCACCCGCACTCCCCCAAGCCACAGCATAATAAAGCGCAGCAACTGCAATCATCGctactccaacaacaacaacagcagttagCACATCATTTCGATGCTCTGACGCTCGATCATGAGGATGAGGCGTCCCATGTATATAGCGACAACGCC TCATTCCGCACATCATCGCCTGGCATTTATGCGCAACCGAAAATAGTCACAAGCATGTCGAGTTTCCGTTCGGCCAGTCCCGCACCGACGACGAATGATCATCATCATCACGTCATACCACCGACACAACCGAAAACCAATCCGAATTTGATTGCACAGCTGAATGCGCGCTTGAGCAAACAAAATCTGCAGCAGCACACCGGTGAAGGTATTTATGGTTCCACACCGAACTCACCAAATCATCATCACAATATGCATCAACAACAGCATCAGCACCAGCACCACCAAAGTGAGCCAGTTTATATGCGGAACTATACGCACCCACACCATCAGCAGACGCAACAGCAGttgccatcagtcgccaccgGTTCAATGCACCAGCAGCAAAACTATGACG CTGCGCAGACGCCAAAACATCAATCGTCCTACGCACATACCGGTGGTGCCGCtagacagcagcaacaacaacaacagcagtcgcACCATGCACATCATCGCGAGCCACATACACATAGCTGTCCGCCGCCGCTTGAAAATCCACCACCGCCACCCACCAATTCATCCATTTACGCTGCCACTGCCAATGCCACCGCGACCATGCCCAAAAATGCTACACGCTCCGGCGCAGGCGCCACTTATGCGCCGCCCACCGCCACCATGACATTGCCTAAGAATCTCGCACAACAGCGtttacagcagcaacaacactatcagcaacagcagcaacaccaacaacaacactaccaacagcaacaatatcaACATTCTACCGCCACCGGCGGCAGCGCAGCCGCTCAgcaacaccagcagcagcagcagacggCTACTGTTAATCAGCGCGCACAGATGCCATTGCCACaccatcagcagcagcaacaacaactgtcaTATAAACAAAAGTCGGCCACATTACAAAGTAACCACCGCCAACCGCCCATACCGTCGCGCCACTCGAGCGTACAGCAAAAGATATTCGTGGCCACCAATCCGTTCATTCAAACCACCACCATTCACTGCCATTCGCCGGCGTCGGTGCATTCGCAACCGGCTTCACCCACCTGTTCGTCGCCGTCGTCGTTGGCAAGCATTTATGGCACCAGTTCGCGCAGTCATCATCaccatcagcagcaacaacaacaccaacatcatGGCAGTGGCAGCAGCGTTGGCGGCGGCGGCGCAGCCGGCAATGGTTACTATGCCGCCCCGCACAATTCAA cgaGTTACGCCAGCTCAAACATTGAGAAAGCCGGCAGCATACGCTCGAAAACCAAAGCTGAATTTCTCGAGAATCTCAATGCAAAGCTGGCCAAACAGGGCCTCTCTGGACGCGCGTTCGCTGTGCGCAATCTAATCAATAGTAAAGCATTG